A genomic stretch from Juglans microcarpa x Juglans regia isolate MS1-56 chromosome 3S, Jm3101_v1.0, whole genome shotgun sequence includes:
- the LOC121257418 gene encoding protein MEI2-like 4 isoform X2, producing the protein MVGTQYESSLFSSSLSELFNGKLRLSSNHALYGHSVDTVASHYEEEEPFESLEEIEAQTIGNLLPDYDDFLSGVTDGLDCIVQPSGGDDVEELDLFSSVGGMDLGDDCSSDGQNNSDFPGGVSNGQPGESNGSVASEHPSRTLFVRNINGNFEDSELKTLFEQYGDIRTLYTACKHRGFVMISYYDIRAARNAMKALHNRPVRRRKLDIHYLLPKDNPSEKDIDKGTLVVFNLDSSVSNDELHQIFATYGEIKEIRETPQRSLHKFIEFYDVRAAEAALHALNKSDIAGRRIKLEPCHTGGSRRLMQQFSSELKHDDRGLYLQHNGPAIDSNTSFPAPHGEIASSRMDRGTILGVHPTIQAPSIESVFHHGISSSVPNSLPSLVRVESVGNQPGLAESGRSPGQLKFDIQGTTTFHPHSLPEYHNGLTNGVHVNSPGIITANISPSQQERFDNWQFHRVSSNGHPIDLKEAGVFRSTGNGSCSLPGHLYSWNSSYHSQPPGMMWPNSPSLINGICGVHPAPRLHGFQRAPSNMPNSGLPTNNHHVGSAPLGNPSLWDRQHAYAGESPEASGFHPGSLGNVRISNNSLHAMECVSHSILPHVVGNVMELSIPQKNVGLQSQHQRCMAFSGRGPMIPMMNSFDPSNERARSRRNEDGSSKFDNKKQFELDIDRIMRGEDNRTTLMIKNIPNKYTSKMLMAAIDERHPGSYDFIYLPIDFKNKCNVGYAFINMKDPNLIIPFYQAFDGKKWEKFNSEKVASLAYARIQGIAALIAHFQNSSLMNEDKRCRPILFNTDGANAGDQVPFPMGVNVRTRPGKTRTNTHEDIEENQQGSLPKIGNGEDPAGDPCSRKE; encoded by the exons ATGGTGGGTACTCAGTATGAGAGCAGTCTCTTCTCAAGTTCGTTGTCGGAGTTATTCAATGGGAAGT TAAGATTATCATCAAACCATGCTCTATATGGCCATTCTGTTGATACTGTTGCCTCCCATTATGAGGAAGAGGAACCTTTTGAATCCCTTGAAGAAATTGAGGCCCAAACCATTGGAAACCTCTTGCCTGATTATGATGACTTTCTTTCTGGAGTGACTGATGGGCTTGACTGTATTGTCCAGCCCAGTGGTGGGGATGATGTGGAGGAGTTAGATCTTTTTAGCAGTGTCGGAGGAATGGATTTGGGAGATGATTGTTCATCTGATGGACAAAATAATTCTGACTTCCCTGGGGGAGTTTCTAATGGTCAGCCAGGGGAATCAAATGGTTCAGTAGCTTCTGAACACCCTTCCAGGACGTTGTTTGTTAGAAATATAAATGGCAATTTTGAAGACTCCGAATTGAAGACCCTTTTCGAG CAATATGGAGATATTCGCACTCTTTATACAGCTTGCAAGCATCGTGGTTTTGTTATGATCTCCTATTATGACATTAGAGCAGCCCGAAATGCAATGAAAGCACTCCATAACAGACCAGTGAGGCGTAGGAAGCTTGACATCCATTACTTGCTTCCAAAG GATAACCCTTCTGAAAAAGATATCGATAAGGGCACTCTTGTGGTATTTAACCTTGATTCCTCTGTTTCGAATGATGAACTTCATCAGATTTTTGCTACCTATGGAGAAATCAAGGAG ATTCGGGAAACCCCACAAAGAAGTCTCCACAagtttattgaattttatgatGTAAGAGCTGCGGAGGCTGCTCTTCATGCATTAAACAAGAGTGATATTGCAGGGAGACGGATTAAGCTTGAACCATGCCATACAGGGGGATCAAGACG TCTGATGCAACAGTTCTCTTCAGAGTTGAAACATGATGATCGTGGTCTTTATCTGCAACACAATGGCCCTGCTATTGACTCAAACACCAGCTTCCCTG CTCCGCATGGTGAAATTGCTTCTAGTCGCATGGATCGTGGAACTATTTTGGGGGTGCACCCTACAATACAAGCTCCATCCATTGAATCTGTGTTTCATCATGGTATCTCTTCAAGTGTGCCGAACAGCTTACCCTCTCTGGTGAGAGTTGAATCAGTTGGCAATCAGCCTGGCCTTGCTGAGTCTGGACGATCACCAGGACAACTGAAATTTGATATTCAAGGCACTACAACTTTCCATCCTCATTCACTTCCAGAGTATCATAATGGCTTAACAAATGGTGTTCATGTGAATTCTCCGGGCATCATCACTGCAAATATCAGTCCCAGTCAACAAGAAAGATTCGATAACTGGCAGTTCCACAGAGTAAGCTCAAATGGGCACCCAATTGACCTCAAAGAAGCTGGT gtttttcGATCTACTGGTAATGGGAGCTGTTCTCTTCCTGGACATCTTTATTCATGGAACAGCTCCTATCACTCTCAGCCTCCAGGCATGATGTGGCCAAACTCACCATCGCTTATCAATGGCATTTGTGGAGTACATCCTGCACCAAGATTGCATGGATTCCAAAGAGCACCATCTAATATGCCGAACTCAGGTTTACCTACAAATAACCACCATGTGGGATCAGCACCGTTAGGTAATCCTTCACTCTGGGATAGACAACATGCCTATGCTGGGGAATCCCCTGAGGCTTCTGGATTTCATCCTGGTTCTCTTGGGAACGTGAGAATTTCTAATAATTCACTGCATGCAATGGAATGTGTTTCTCATAGCATCTTGCCTCATGTTGTTGGAAACGTTATGGAACTGTCTATTCCCCAAAAAAATGTTGGACTCCAATCCCAACATCAGAGATGCATGGCATTTTCTGGCAGAGGCCCTATGATCCCCATGATGAATTCATTTGATCCTTCGAATGAACGGGCTAGAAGCCGTAGGAATGAAGATGGCTCTAGTAAGTTTGACAACAAAAAACAGTTTGAACTTGATATTGACCGGATAATGCGAGGAGAAGACAACCGAACAACACTTATGATAAAGAACATTCCTAACAA GTATACATCAAAGATGCTTATGGCTGCAATAGATGAACGCCATCCAGGGAGCTATGATTTCATTTATCTACCAATTGATTTTAAG AACAAATGTAACGTGGGCTATGCATTCATCAACATGAAAGATCCTAACTTGATCATTCCATTCTATCAG GCATTCGATGGAAAGAAATGGGAAAAGTTTAATAGTGAAAAGGTGGCATCACTTGCATATGCTCGTATACAAGGTATAGCTGCTCTCATTGCACATTTCCAGAACTCAAGCTTGATGAATGAGGACAAGCGGTGCCGACCAATTCTCTTCAATACCGATGGCGCCAATGCTGGTGATCAG GTGCCCTTCCCAATGGGTGTTAATGTTCGTACTAGACCTGGAAAAACTCGGACCAACACCCATGAGGACATTGAGGAGAACCAACAAGGAAGCCTACCAAAAATTGGAAATGGGGAGGATCCTGCTGGAGATCCATGTTCTAGGAAGGAGTAA
- the LOC121257418 gene encoding protein MEI2-like 4 isoform X1: MPSEIMDLPDFSSSSSYFSDDLCFPNERKFGLWKSDNMRGGFAVGAGRASSHSASLNVQPASYAIESNRGSMVGTQYESSLFSSSLSELFNGKLRLSSNHALYGHSVDTVASHYEEEEPFESLEEIEAQTIGNLLPDYDDFLSGVTDGLDCIVQPSGGDDVEELDLFSSVGGMDLGDDCSSDGQNNSDFPGGVSNGQPGESNGSVASEHPSRTLFVRNINGNFEDSELKTLFEQYGDIRTLYTACKHRGFVMISYYDIRAARNAMKALHNRPVRRRKLDIHYLLPKDNPSEKDIDKGTLVVFNLDSSVSNDELHQIFATYGEIKEIRETPQRSLHKFIEFYDVRAAEAALHALNKSDIAGRRIKLEPCHTGGSRRLMQQFSSELKHDDRGLYLQHNGPAIDSNTSFPAPHGEIASSRMDRGTILGVHPTIQAPSIESVFHHGISSSVPNSLPSLVRVESVGNQPGLAESGRSPGQLKFDIQGTTTFHPHSLPEYHNGLTNGVHVNSPGIITANISPSQQERFDNWQFHRVSSNGHPIDLKEAGVFRSTGNGSCSLPGHLYSWNSSYHSQPPGMMWPNSPSLINGICGVHPAPRLHGFQRAPSNMPNSGLPTNNHHVGSAPLGNPSLWDRQHAYAGESPEASGFHPGSLGNVRISNNSLHAMECVSHSILPHVVGNVMELSIPQKNVGLQSQHQRCMAFSGRGPMIPMMNSFDPSNERARSRRNEDGSSKFDNKKQFELDIDRIMRGEDNRTTLMIKNIPNKYTSKMLMAAIDERHPGSYDFIYLPIDFKNKCNVGYAFINMKDPNLIIPFYQAFDGKKWEKFNSEKVASLAYARIQGIAALIAHFQNSSLMNEDKRCRPILFNTDGANAGDQVPFPMGVNVRTRPGKTRTNTHEDIEENQQGSLPKIGNGEDPAGDPCSRKE; this comes from the exons ATGCCATCTGAAATAATGGACCTACCTGActtttcatcatcatcctcgTACTTCTCAGATGATTTATGTTTTCCCAACGAG AGAAAGTTTGGTTTATGGAAGTCAGATAACATGCGTGGTGGCTTTG CCGTGGGAGCAGGGAGAGCATCCAGTCATTCAGCGAGTTTGAATGTACAGCCGGCGTCTTATGCTATAGAAAGCAACAGGGGTAGTATGGTGGGTACTCAGTATGAGAGCAGTCTCTTCTCAAGTTCGTTGTCGGAGTTATTCAATGGGAAGT TAAGATTATCATCAAACCATGCTCTATATGGCCATTCTGTTGATACTGTTGCCTCCCATTATGAGGAAGAGGAACCTTTTGAATCCCTTGAAGAAATTGAGGCCCAAACCATTGGAAACCTCTTGCCTGATTATGATGACTTTCTTTCTGGAGTGACTGATGGGCTTGACTGTATTGTCCAGCCCAGTGGTGGGGATGATGTGGAGGAGTTAGATCTTTTTAGCAGTGTCGGAGGAATGGATTTGGGAGATGATTGTTCATCTGATGGACAAAATAATTCTGACTTCCCTGGGGGAGTTTCTAATGGTCAGCCAGGGGAATCAAATGGTTCAGTAGCTTCTGAACACCCTTCCAGGACGTTGTTTGTTAGAAATATAAATGGCAATTTTGAAGACTCCGAATTGAAGACCCTTTTCGAG CAATATGGAGATATTCGCACTCTTTATACAGCTTGCAAGCATCGTGGTTTTGTTATGATCTCCTATTATGACATTAGAGCAGCCCGAAATGCAATGAAAGCACTCCATAACAGACCAGTGAGGCGTAGGAAGCTTGACATCCATTACTTGCTTCCAAAG GATAACCCTTCTGAAAAAGATATCGATAAGGGCACTCTTGTGGTATTTAACCTTGATTCCTCTGTTTCGAATGATGAACTTCATCAGATTTTTGCTACCTATGGAGAAATCAAGGAG ATTCGGGAAACCCCACAAAGAAGTCTCCACAagtttattgaattttatgatGTAAGAGCTGCGGAGGCTGCTCTTCATGCATTAAACAAGAGTGATATTGCAGGGAGACGGATTAAGCTTGAACCATGCCATACAGGGGGATCAAGACG TCTGATGCAACAGTTCTCTTCAGAGTTGAAACATGATGATCGTGGTCTTTATCTGCAACACAATGGCCCTGCTATTGACTCAAACACCAGCTTCCCTG CTCCGCATGGTGAAATTGCTTCTAGTCGCATGGATCGTGGAACTATTTTGGGGGTGCACCCTACAATACAAGCTCCATCCATTGAATCTGTGTTTCATCATGGTATCTCTTCAAGTGTGCCGAACAGCTTACCCTCTCTGGTGAGAGTTGAATCAGTTGGCAATCAGCCTGGCCTTGCTGAGTCTGGACGATCACCAGGACAACTGAAATTTGATATTCAAGGCACTACAACTTTCCATCCTCATTCACTTCCAGAGTATCATAATGGCTTAACAAATGGTGTTCATGTGAATTCTCCGGGCATCATCACTGCAAATATCAGTCCCAGTCAACAAGAAAGATTCGATAACTGGCAGTTCCACAGAGTAAGCTCAAATGGGCACCCAATTGACCTCAAAGAAGCTGGT gtttttcGATCTACTGGTAATGGGAGCTGTTCTCTTCCTGGACATCTTTATTCATGGAACAGCTCCTATCACTCTCAGCCTCCAGGCATGATGTGGCCAAACTCACCATCGCTTATCAATGGCATTTGTGGAGTACATCCTGCACCAAGATTGCATGGATTCCAAAGAGCACCATCTAATATGCCGAACTCAGGTTTACCTACAAATAACCACCATGTGGGATCAGCACCGTTAGGTAATCCTTCACTCTGGGATAGACAACATGCCTATGCTGGGGAATCCCCTGAGGCTTCTGGATTTCATCCTGGTTCTCTTGGGAACGTGAGAATTTCTAATAATTCACTGCATGCAATGGAATGTGTTTCTCATAGCATCTTGCCTCATGTTGTTGGAAACGTTATGGAACTGTCTATTCCCCAAAAAAATGTTGGACTCCAATCCCAACATCAGAGATGCATGGCATTTTCTGGCAGAGGCCCTATGATCCCCATGATGAATTCATTTGATCCTTCGAATGAACGGGCTAGAAGCCGTAGGAATGAAGATGGCTCTAGTAAGTTTGACAACAAAAAACAGTTTGAACTTGATATTGACCGGATAATGCGAGGAGAAGACAACCGAACAACACTTATGATAAAGAACATTCCTAACAA GTATACATCAAAGATGCTTATGGCTGCAATAGATGAACGCCATCCAGGGAGCTATGATTTCATTTATCTACCAATTGATTTTAAG AACAAATGTAACGTGGGCTATGCATTCATCAACATGAAAGATCCTAACTTGATCATTCCATTCTATCAG GCATTCGATGGAAAGAAATGGGAAAAGTTTAATAGTGAAAAGGTGGCATCACTTGCATATGCTCGTATACAAGGTATAGCTGCTCTCATTGCACATTTCCAGAACTCAAGCTTGATGAATGAGGACAAGCGGTGCCGACCAATTCTCTTCAATACCGATGGCGCCAATGCTGGTGATCAG GTGCCCTTCCCAATGGGTGTTAATGTTCGTACTAGACCTGGAAAAACTCGGACCAACACCCATGAGGACATTGAGGAGAACCAACAAGGAAGCCTACCAAAAATTGGAAATGGGGAGGATCCTGCTGGAGATCCATGTTCTAGGAAGGAGTAA